The genomic DNA TAAATATAACTTTTCACAAAGTTTTAGTcatccaaatattttttgttactatttttagtccttgtttTTAAGCCAACTCATGTCTAtcattcacattttttaaagaacttttacaaaaatgtttagaatattataacaatctcTCACACAAAAGTTTAGAATTTCtcaataaaatatgaattttaaacactaaaaacaaaaaaaaaatcatatttaattaattccaTAAGAATAGAACATCTCAAAGATTAATGCTAAATTAAATCAAGGGATAAGTTAaccatttaaataattaaatcctACTTGAAAAGCAGCAATAACATAACCATAATGGCTAGCCATACGAAATAGGACCAAGCCAACGGGTCAAACTTTTCCATACGTGCTGAATGGTTCTTAACTACCGTTCAGACGAAGTTATTTTCGAAAGTTTGAAGTGTTTGAGAGCAATCAAAGGAGTCTAAAGAGCGATTTTCGTCCTCTTTTCTTTGGTTTTGAAACGAACAAATAAAGCCCAAAAGATAGTGACACCACAGCTATgctgttgttttgttttatttgttattgACACCACAAATTTCTTAATCCATACCAATGATACCCTTTGTTTTTTGACCGGGCAAAAGACCATAGTTTTTTTCAAAACCTATCAAATCtgcttttttttctctccatggaatacttgtaagttgtaactgAAGAAGGAATAAAAAGTTTCCGATAGAAAAAAGGAACATAACTGAAGTTACTGAGACTCTGGGTGATCAAGGAATATAGTTAGAAGTTAGAAGCAAAAGGTTACAACGAGAAAAATGAGAACAAGAAGTATCATTTTAGACTTGGGTGAACAAAAACTCTAAAAGTAATTAGATTAGATTTGGATCCAAGTGGGAATTAAAATTGAGGGTATATACCTTTATTCGGATTTAACCTAGACTTCAAACTTTTACTTCAAATCAATTGAATTATCTAATCCTTAGCTCAAATCAGTTGAGGTACCTAACTCTCAGGTAAGGTGTAACATTAGCATGTCaagttcaataatattttttttctatgcatattttaaatatttgattgttgaattaaaagtttaaaatatacAAGTCATCTCTATACGCAAATATAAAGACATTTAATATCATCaaagttaagttttttttttttttttttttatatctatctttttatgatttataaagaaactgtaaaagaaaaatgatgataCTGtccaaaaattataacaatttcATAAATTGTGGTAAATTTTCCTTTAGAGAGTTTAGAACCTAATTGGATTGTATATGGAACATTTTGAAATTTGTTCAAGTTTCtatattattatgttaatttagtttaaaaaatatgttaccacacaaatttattcaaaatttacaCATGATTTATACTCCGTAAGGCTCTCTGACAATGTATATACAAGGTAAGATACCAATCCCGGTgcaaaaagtataaaaagaaTACATAAAATATAGTAGACACGTTAATTAAACCAACCAATACCATTACATAAGAATATATACTTTAGATACAGCTATATCTATATGGTTGGCTTATTTTATTGTAGGACAACAAAGATGCTTACTAAAGATCAAAGTTTCTTCTTCATTCAAAATTCCAAAACCAAGAGATCAAGCAATTCTCTCTTTTATAAACTTTATCAAAAGGAAAACTCTTATAAAGACTGAACCACAGAAGAATGACACCACTCAGAAGCACCAAAAACTTTTGCACTTATCTCTTCTGTCACCTCGTATACTGTAGTAACCAACAAGATGCGTTCTTATAGTACCTCAATTTTGGCTCACTTGTTTGGCATCATTGCCCTCAtccttatgcttgtttggttgcTGCATTACCGTGAGGGAATTGAATATGACTCTGGAAATCCACTTCGTGTTTTCAATGTatgtttcttgtgtttttcttctttaattgaTTGTTTGTTTATACTTAACAATTGTCACATTCTACTTTATCTGATTTTTTCTCAATTATGCAGACTCACCCTTTTCTTATGTACTTTGGGTTCATTTTCCTTGTTGGtcaaggtatatatttttttatttcaagtttTAAGATAGGTGGTCCGACATGGATCAATACTTAAAAATCACATAAACCATAAACAATAATTGACATCGGTTTTTTAAAGTAGAAGTTTACGAGACATTGTGGTGTTCATATCGGTCTAATAAAAATAAGTGAAAAAAATACGAATTGAGTTTTGAAGCATACATACATATTTTCTCTAGTTTTGtcaaattaacatcaatcattccacATGTTATAACAAGAAAAACCGTAAACTTCTACTTCCAAAGGACAACATCACGTAGCATTGagtttttgaatgattttaaaatattggtctatttttagtttgagagaacattttttattattttttgcctACTTTTCCTACTAATTGCAAAATTGTGTGTCAGTTTTTactctattttttgtttttaaatatttgtactttttttattgttccatgtacaaatatttgaaaaatgaaacaaGGTAAAAATTAGGGACatttttacaattaaaaataaaaattggtaaTGTTTTCCTCAAACCAAATACTGTTCACATGACTGATTGAATTGGTGTTGTTTACTTTGAGCAGCAATAATGTCTTACCACACAGTACCAGGCACACATGAAACACAGAAGATTGTTCACATGACACTTCATTTCATTGCCATAGTTCTTGGAATTGTTGGTATATGTGCCGTTTTCAAGTTCCATGATATGGTGAACTTGGTTGATGTTTACAGCCTCCATTCATGGATTGGCATTGGTACATTTTGCTTGTTTGGCTTGCAGGTAAAATCTTATTCcaataacatttaaatttaaCCAAAAAGCATGGCTTTGAACAAAAGTTTTACACAAAATATCGGCATAAGTATTTGCattctaaatatatatatatatatattttaaaattacaatGCGCCACTGTCCTAGACTTTAAGAAGGTTCAAAATTCGATCTCTGCTGCTAACAATATCTGTCTCCCAAAAAAACTAAGCCTGACATTATATTAAGTtcatttttttacgaaattgtTTGTAACGTGTGTCactctttataaactatttttgcaGTGGCTTTTTGGTCTGACCTTCATGTTTCAAGGAACAAGACAATCAAGGGCTGCAATGGCTCCATGGCACATAGCTGGTGGTAGAGCACTATTTTACATGGCAATTTGTGCTGCACTAACAGGCTTGATGGAGAGGTCTGCTATGTTAAAACTAATGCCACACCAAAGAGAATCCCATTTGATTAATTTCACTGGTCTAGCAATTCTCTTGTTTGGAGTATTTGTGGATATGACAGTTGGTTTGGCCCATATTGTTTCTTGAAGTGAATTTCATTCCTCAAATCTTCTTCTTATACAC from Medicago truncatula cultivar Jemalong A17 chromosome 8, MtrunA17r5.0-ANR, whole genome shotgun sequence includes the following:
- the LOC120577297 gene encoding probable transmembrane ascorbate ferrireductase 3 translates to MRSYSTSILAHLFGIIALILMLVWLLHYREGIEYDSGNPLRVFNTHPFLMYFGFIFLVGQAIMSYHTVPGTHETQKIVHMTLHFIAIVLGIVGICAVFKFHDMVNLVDVYSLHSWIGIGTFCLFGLQWLFGLTFMFQGTRQSRAAMAPWHIAGGRALFYMAICAALTGLMERSAMLKLMPHQRESHLINFTGLAILLFGVFVDMTVGLAHIVS